In the Mytilus trossulus isolate FHL-02 chromosome 1, PNRI_Mtr1.1.1.hap1, whole genome shotgun sequence genome, one interval contains:
- the LOC134712062 gene encoding uncharacterized protein LOC134712062, giving the protein MKNLNEKMREDLLDTQIKSNIENLVFYNIPEKEDEDCLEESLIFCEKNLKMPNMRESIQILKANRMGNKGERIRPILVKFGSYKQREEVRKNGRNLKDTNFGISEQLPGEIQKRRKTLLPELKKLRDAGHKAYFMRDKIHVGGKEYKK; this is encoded by the coding sequence atgaaaaacttgaatgaaaAGATGAGAGAAGATCTCTTAGAtacacaaataaaatcaaatattgagAACTTAGTTTTTTATAACATTcctgaaaaagaagatgaagaTTGTCTAGAAGAATCCTTGATATTCtgtgaaaaaaacttaaaaatgccaaatatgCGTGAATCAATCCAAATACTGAAAGCCAATAGAATGGGTAACAAAGGTGAGAGGATCCGTCCAATTCTGGTCAAATTTGGTAGCTATAAACAACGTGAGGAAGTGAGAAAAAATGGTAGAAACCTAAAAGACACCAATTTTggaatttcagaacaattgccAGGTGAAATACAAAAACGAAGAAAAACTCTTCTACCTGAACTTAAAAAACTGCGCGATGCAGGACATAAAGCTTATTTTATGAGAGACAAGATACATGTTGGTGgcaaagaatacaaaaaatag